One genomic window of Mercenaria mercenaria strain notata chromosome 2, MADL_Memer_1, whole genome shotgun sequence includes the following:
- the LOC128548861 gene encoding uncharacterized protein LOC128548861 translates to MKQGFVKLGLSPGEYTIQHSERQLKRRRELTDRALLPSSKRRRLELKKERAVIQGASEAMEGDTYQSGIGHMEAIDIERIPDAIARGNFKPVVIDGEPTIITFDLETTGLIVHRVMPDITQIAASDQSGKTFNVYVNPIQPINPEATTVTGISFVNGEMKVRGQIVQSVHVKDAVSQFLSWLEQFKNVVLCAHNGRRFDFLILVELLEKLHLSEKFSEIVPALLDTMSIFRKQYPKSSLKQEDLVKTHLGITYDAHNAVGDVISLGVCKRPTAENVAGSGLNLGYLRLIHKRRGEDGLREVFTSLNNEGLPRVTNSKKVLEDFIPKLINYLLK, encoded by the exons ATGAAACAGGGATTTGTGAAGTTGGGGCTTTCTCCAGGAGAGTACACTATTCAACATTCGGAAAGACAGTTGAAACGACGGAGGGAACTGACAGATAGAGCCCTGTTACCATCATCTAAACGTCGGCGACTGGAGCTGAAGAAAGAACGGGCTGTCATTCAAGGGGCCAGTGAAGCAATGGAAGGGGACACATATCAGTCTG GGATTGGTCATATGGAGGCAATTGATATAGAACGCATACCTGACGCTATTGCCCGTGGCAACTTCAAACCAGTCGTCATAGATGGAGAGCCAACCATCATAACATTTGATTTAGAAACAACAGGACTTA TTGTGCACAGAGTGATGCCGGACATAACACAGATAGCTGCAAGTGACCAGTCGGGAAAGACATTCAATGTCTATGTCAACCCAATCCAGCCGATAAATCCGGAAGCAACGACAGTGACTGGAATTTCATTTGTGAATGGAGAAATGAAAGTTCGAGGACAGATAGTTCAATCTGTACATGTGAAGGATGCTGTTAGCCAATTCTTGTCATGGTTGGAGcagtttaaaaatgttgttttatgtgCCCATAACGGAAGAAGGTTCGACTTTCTGATCCTAGTTGAACTGCTTGAGAAACTTCATCTTAGTGAAAAGTTTAGTGAAATAGTTCCTGCTTTGTTGGACACAATGAGCATATTCAGGAAACAATATCCTAAAAGTTCACTGAAACAAGAAGATCTTGTCAAAACTCATTTAGGAATTACATATGATGCCCACAATGCTGTTGGTGATGTTATTAGTCTGG GAGTGTGTAAAAGACCCACTGCAGAAAATGTGGCCGGGTCAGGTTTGAACCTCGGATACCTTCGGCTCATCCATAAACGTCGAGGCGAGGACGGACTACGTGAAGTTTTTACTTCACTCAACAATGAAGGACTTCCAAGAGTAACCAATTCTAAAAAAGTACTGGAAGACTTTATACCAAAATTGATAAACTATTTACTGAAGTAA